The nucleotide window GTAATACTGACATGAGGCTTTGTAAGGGGTTAAGTATGCTTTTTTTTCCATGACAGATCTTAAGACGAGGCTGCCACATGAATGACAGGGACGGACTAACAGACATGACGTTATTACACTATGCGTGTAAAGCTGGAGCACATGGTGTAGGTATGTATTTTGGTCCTCAGCATTTGAATGGATTTTAACCTTGTGTAGTACAAACTGTATACAACACATTGGACCCATAACAACCAACTAGAAAACAGCAGGGCAGAGCGGCAGAGGTACCCGTCACACCCGAGCCATGGTGCTGGAGGGGACCTGATGGCACCTCCGCCACATAAGACGATAGTATAAATGGGAAATGGTAAGTGGCGACATAGTAAAAAATTTTGCACTGGTGCTTCAAGTGACGCCTCTGTCCAGCTATCAAGTCCTAAGTCTTAAGTCTCGGATTCTGTATTACTGAGGGTCTGAGAAGGTGTTTCATGATGGACTCTTGTGCATACTGTCACGTAGcgtgttagtggacccactaggccgcatcgccgtagcagggaggcagctggccaaacaacaggaaccccagaatacaaagtcccacacaagggtacctggatagtccagacagtggccgcagctctggcactgatagagatgggtgcagcaggtatcgccaaacgtggcggatgtcacaggtgccgcaggttgcgccagacgtggcgaattcctctggacgtggcagatgacacagatgccgcaggttgcgccagacattgcGAAATCctcgacgtggcagatgacacagatgccgcaggttgcaccaaACGTGGCGAAttactctggacgtggcagatgacacaggacgtgacacgaccccgacactaataggcacaggaacaagaacaacacgggatacaggaacaggtaacagggcattgGGTAACAACtgaaacgggaaacactaagggaccatttgcaagactgactgggaaaactaacaatgctcaggcaaggatcagaaggcctggagccttcttatggaccaggaaatcatggcagaccggagcggaagtgagcgctggcgtcccctaggaaggagatggggaccagcgctcacggatccatggctgtgggcatcgggaggtgagtaaacccgaaggcccgtagccatggacgctacacatacaGTCGCAGTGGGTTAGGTTATGGGTGAATTGGTTGGGGCCTCCTAAGGGGCAGAAGTTAGAAAAGAAGGGGGATATATGTAACTTTGCTTTCTGTACCCCCTTTATAGCGGAGGCTGCAACGTGAGACCAACTACCTGATTGGCTGTAATATCTTCAGAATTACttggctccattttttttttcataaataagtTATAAATAATCTTTTTCGGATCTGGAGGAAAGTAATCACAGTATTAATATACATATTGGGGGAGAATTATCAAGACTGGTTCAAGGGAAAAATGgagcagttgccatagcaaccaatcagggttGCTTCTTTGATTTTTCTAAAGGGCCTCTGAAAATTCAGAGCTAGAATCTGATGAATGTTGGCAAGTATGCATATTTATTTAGCTGTCCTATAATGTATTCATTCAGGAGACCCTGCGGCTGCTGtgcggctgaccaatcagcttctccACCTTGGAGCAGACGTAACCCTGCGGAGCCGCTGGACTAACATGAACGCCTTGCACTATGCTGCCTATTTCGATGTCCCAGAACTGTTACGCATCTTACTGAAATCATCAAAACCTAAAGGTATGAAGACGAATTATACAGGGATGATCATTGCTGAAGAGTGCGAACCCCAATATTTTACACCTCTCTTTTTTTCACCCGTCAGTGCTCAATTCCACCTGCAGCGATTTCAACCATGGAACCGCTGTGCACATTGCGGCCTCTAATCTGTGTCTGGGGGCTGTAAAGTGTCTCCTGGAACATGGCGCCAATCCCTCAGTCAGGGTAAGTAATGCCTCATCTGCGTAGTCTCCTCTTGTGTTACTGTGACAACTTTGGATAAATAAGAAGGTTTTTTCAAAATTTCAAAGTAGTGAATTCTTATACATCGGGGTTAGGCCTCATATACAGGAGCATATTACAGCTCTGAGACATCCCCTACGTCTTATGGAGTCGTTATACAGCAACCATAGACTCGTATGTCTCTGTATTTATATGGAGTCTTGCAGAGGTCTTTTCTGTATGAATCTGTCAGAAAAGATATAATTGGATTCCATATTACAAAGGATTTCTCCACTAAAAGCATTTCTTCCATGTACTGCATGGAGCTCCATATGGCAGTACATGAATCGCCTACGCAGGAACTCCATGTGCCTCCATACAGCTTCAACGTagaaaaatattgtaaaaatgaaagcaTAATGTTTTGGCCAGCCGTGCGGCACAGTTGTGCTGCAACGACCATTGTTGTGCCCCAACGACCATTGTTGTGCCCCATCCAATCCCCCTCTTCCCATGGGAAATCTAAAAAATAAGTATACTTATCGCTCCTCTTCGCTTCTCCCCTCCGAGTCTCCTCAGGCTCCGTCAACATGCTGTGACTCATGACGCTGAGCAGTGTAAGGACCTTATACGTGTCAGATACAGCATCATGGCGCTGCCCAGCGTAAGTACGTTGTATGAGTCGCAGCATGCTGGGGGATCCTGAGTGGACACGGAGGGGGGGAGAAGTGGTCAGGTAAAtatagtttttggtttttttttcaattagttTGATGGGGATGGGGGGCAAAGTACGTGGCCCAGTTTTGGCCTCTACCTTTctatgccccacagagtgaaacctataccagctaggagctggcgtagatttccacaaTTATTTACGCCagatttctggcataaattataataaatttgtcaagcTGCCATGGCCCAGCCCCCTTTTGGGAAGTCACATccttttttacaaaagtggcgaGGGCAGTGTAAAACGCCTAAAAGTCACAATTTTCAATGCCAATTGCGGCTTTTCggcccttttgtgacttttcttcgccggaaaactggcatagaaaggttgataaattctccCTTATATTTTAATTTCCTTGCAgtgttaaagatctctgcttgctgaaaatattcttgagaatgtcccGCTCACACAGGTGCAGGTCGTCTTGTTAAGCGTACCAACTTTCTCTCTCGTAACTTGCTGTGCACCTGTGTCAGCTGGACATGATCTGAACACATTTTGGCCTGTGGCTGTAAGatagaatgttttcattcactgatcaCAAGTAGAGGTTTTCAAAATTTAGGAATTGAAACCCAAAGTACATTAGAAGTCTTCAGAAGTTTCCATTATACGATGCCAATGATATCTCTAaataaaagtgctaaaaaaaaaacacacattaaatatttaatttaaaatttgCAGTAAATTTGAGATAAATAAAGTTCTTAAAACTTCGGATCCATTTGTGTCTAATAAATGTGCATGACTACAAATATATCCACAATCACAACTCCTACAGACACCAGGGCCCAGGTACGACTGCTACCTCAGCACCCCCTACAGCTAGGCCCTTGATGACAACTCCTCTAGGAGCCATAATAGTGGCCATATAGGCTGTGACTTTTTAATCTAAACCTATCCATTGTGCCTCTATTAAGATTTTGGCtataaatgtgtatttttttccccTATACAGAACAGTAAAGGCCAGGTCCCAGCAGATGTGGTTCCCGACCCAATGGATATGGGTCTAGACAAGGCTGAGTCAGCCATGATTGCCAAGGAGCTGAAACAACTGCTTCTGGATGCCGTGCCCTTGACCTGTAACCTGCCCAAGGTCACACTGCCAAACTATGACAATATCCCTGGCAACCTGATGCTGGTATCTATTGGGCTGCGGCTAGGTGACCGGGTACTGCTGGACGCTGAAAAGGTACAAGATTTTACAAACTCATATTCTCTGATATGTGGCCGCCATGTCGGTAGCCAAAGAGCCCCCATGGTCTTTGACTTCCAGTACTGCTTGCCCTAACATCATTACAAAACCTAAAAAAATCATTACTGTGTATctataatatatactatatattcatGTATACCCCAAGTACAGTAATGGTATACACCAACTATGAAGTAATAAGAAACTTGGTGGAATACCACAATGGAAAGATACGATAATAATCTCCTCGCCTCGTCATTCTGTGTGCTTTTTGGCAGGCTGGCACCCTACGCTTCTGTGGCACAACTGAATTTGCAAGTGGTCAGTGGGTGGGAGTGGAGCTGGATGAGCCCGATGGGAAGAATGACGGCAGTGTGGGAGGCATCCGCTACTTTATCTGTCCCCCCAAACATGGTGAGTACCAAACCTAGTCCTAGATGAGGAGACCTTTCATAAAGTATGTATAGGCGGAGTGTGTTCATGGtcggactgcccccccccccccagaggttCCTCTGTGAGTGTCACGTGATCAGGGAACCATACAATAAAATATAAAGCTGATCTATATGTCCAACTAGACCAGAGTACTCGAAGATCCTCCGGTGAGCCAGGCTCTGTCACAATTATAGGCCCCAAGGGTCCCGCAGAGGACAACCCCATTtcggaggtgactttggagccagtCACTTGACaccagggtctatttcttatgggatgatatacaaataacctattagatcttattacTGATATGTCCTGTATGTACAAGGATAACAAAGATTATGATGTAATTACAAGTATACATGTTCTGTATCGAAGGAGTGTCGATTCTTAGAATCATTGCGACTGGTGAGCCCGAGCAATCCCAGTACCGGACTGGTTGTAGTGCCGTGCAATGCTCATTGTATATTCATTTCATAATTTGAATGCATAGTATGAGGAATGTTTTTAACATTAAAATGAATTATTTTTGTAGTTAGAATGGGTTTCTCACtacagacattaatggcatatcgatTAGATGTGCAAAAAGTATCTTTTCGTAAGGGGGTTCAAAGAGACTGGTGCTCTTATGGTTCAGAGTGGTGGCCATGTATGCACAGTCCTTCTCTATGGGACAGAAACAGTCGAGCCTGCTATCTCCATTCCCAGCATTAATGCAGAGAGACCACTAATGCCCTAAATCACGCGCATTAACTAACTCTCGGCTGGCACTGGTTCATGATACTTTAGGAAGCTTCAAGCTCTACTACATTAGACCATGCATGCCATATAATTGCTTTGCTGTGTTCATTGTATTTCAATACGTTTGTCCTACACTCTCTATGACTTTGGTTCCTAGGGCTTTTTGCTTCAGTGTCCAAAATCAGTAAAGCTCCGGATCAGACGCCATCCTCTGTAACCTCCACACCAAAGACCCCGCGAATGGACTTCTCCAGAGTCACCGGCAAAGCGAAGAAGGAGAAAAAATGTGAGCATGCATTACACCACATTGGTGTGAATATCATATCCGTTACACAGACATTGCAGCAAGGGACGTATTGACGTTACTATAAAAATCTGTTGGCTCTTCATAGTAGTTAACAATCTGACAACACAAGCTCGACATTACAGCTAAAATACAATGGTGGACATGGAAGTATTAAGCAAGATCACGGGCCTACCTGTACGAGATACAGGGGAGTAGAGGTTCTGTACTATACAGGGAAAATAAATGGGACATTTTAGAGTAGGGAATGGGATGACATGCTGGAGCGTGTATAACAGTAAAGTAGTGGTGTGGATAGGACGCTGCACTACAGGCTACCGTAAGGCTACACTTGGGTTCACTATTGCTGCAAAGTTGCTAAATTTTTCTATTGTATGTTATCTATCCCAGCAACGCAGAAGAAGTCCGTCAGTGTGGGCAGCTTAGACAAAGAGGGGCTCAACATTGACCTGGGGGACCAGGTGCTGGTGGCTGGACAAAAACAGGGTGTGGTACGCTTCTATGGCAAGACAGACTTTGCACCAGGTAAGTCTCATAATATATTGCAAAAGCGAGCAAGAAGGAGTTATGGTGTGTAAGATGTGATAGCAGTAGGGGGTCTTATATGGAAAAGTTATTAGGAGTATATTTGGACTTGTGTACGATGTGATATGCACTGTTTGTAATTGATGTGTCCCTCTCAATTTAGGATACTGGTTTGGAGTGGAGTTAGAAAAGTCCACAGGAAAACATGATGGTTCAGTGTTCGGTGTCCGGTATTTCACCTGTTCCCCAAAACATGGAGTATTTGCTCCACCTTCCAGGGTTCAGAGGTGAGTTTGGTGGAAGGCGCTATATACTTTACATCCTGGCATAAAGGTCTACAGACTTTAGTTTGACAAGAGCATCATTCTAGATATTCGGATATCTATTGCAGGATTGGTGGACCAAAAGAACCTCAAGTGGAGAACAATAGTGTGAAAAAGGTGCATCAAGTTACCAGTAGGTATACATTGTATGAATTCTTGTGGTTGTTGCTTGTAGAATAAGTGTATGTTTCGGTGGATTCAATGAAGATTTCACTATAATGACCAACAATCGTCAAAACATTTGACGTAAAAAGTAGCCGATACCTATGGAAATGATCATACCAAAATCTTAGTCGACTCTTCTACATGTATAGTCAGCCTTACATAGACTGGCCGACACGTGAGGAGCTCAACGCTGTCAATGAGTATACAATGAGAAGATAAGGATGGCAAAAAAGACGATGAGAGTGGTTGTACCGGATAGAGGACAATAGAAGAAAGACAATTCTGGTCAAACCAATAGGTTTTGCTACCAAGACAAGAATAAGTAGAACAAGTAGGGGTTCAAAGTTCAGGATAGAAGAAGGATTATTTTGGTGGATCAGGATGGTAGGTGAACAACAAAATAAACGTCTGATCTGGCTTTTACATATAGTACCAAGTAGGACATGATTGTTGCAGGCTCcatttaaagctggccatacacatgagatttgTATTGGATGGAATACGACCGGTCAATTGTACATCGATCATTCCATCTGGCCATCAAAGAGCCGGCTACTGGCAGATCAGGgagatagtttaaaaaaaaaaaaaaaacgtaaaccaAACTGGTGGGCTTGTGCAAAGTGGCAAATGATCGGTTGTGAT belongs to Rhinoderma darwinii isolate aRhiDar2 chromosome 8, aRhiDar2.hap1, whole genome shotgun sequence and includes:
- the CLIP3 gene encoding CAP-Gly domain-containing linker protein 3, whose translation is MTREDPPDSAPEENQRPIDFQTPILEKRKRPVVHPSAPAPLPKDYAFTFFDPNDPACQEILFDPQTSIPELFAIIRQWVPQVQHKIDVIGGEILRRGCHMNDRDGLTDMTLLHYACKAGAHGVGDPAAAVRLTNQLLHLGADVTLRSRWTNMNALHYAAYFDVPELLRILLKSSKPKVLNSTCSDFNHGTAVHIAASNLCLGAVKCLLEHGANPSVRNSKGQVPADVVPDPMDMGLDKAESAMIAKELKQLLLDAVPLTCNLPKVTLPNYDNIPGNLMLVSIGLRLGDRVLLDAEKAGTLRFCGTTEFASGQWVGVELDEPDGKNDGSVGGIRYFICPPKHGLFASVSKISKAPDQTPSSVTSTPKTPRMDFSRVTGKAKKEKKSTQKKSVSVGSLDKEGLNIDLGDQVLVAGQKQGVVRFYGKTDFAPGYWFGVELEKSTGKHDGSVFGVRYFTCSPKHGVFAPPSRVQRIGGPKEPQVENNSVKKVHQVTMSQPKRNFNTVRTPKEMASENSLSRLLFCCWFPWLLRTEMQS